The nucleotide sequence CTGCCGTGATACTCAACCTCACTGAGGCTGCGCTGGACGGCGTGAGCTGTGGGGAGCCAGAGCTGCAGCGGTGCTGAGCTAAGCTGCACACATTTCAGAAGGAAGCTAGCCGACTGTGGTGAAATGACAGCAAGAGCACTTGTCTTGTGTTCCGAGCCGGTGTCGCTGCTCTTGGCTCTATCCCTTGCTAAGTGTGGATCTGGGGCACGTTGATTAAACTGAGCCTCACCAGCCACCAAGATTACAGTGCCTATCTGGAAAGATGAGAGGGCAGAAATGCAAACCACTGGTGTGGAGCCTCCTGTGTGGTGGGTTCTCAGTGTTTCTTTCTAGCCCTTTCTGACTTCCTGCTGAACCTCAAGGTACACTCCCCAGGGAAGGTGAGTGGGTCTGCATTTATGCTATGTCCTGAGGTGGAGGATGGTGGACGTGATCCCTTCCCTGGAGTTGAGTGTGTTGTAAATGGTAGGTCCCCAGGGTTAAAGCTAGAACCCTCAAGGGtacctgtttgtttatttcattttgttttcttttgagacacggtctcatattgcccaggctaacttcaaaaattatatttttctttattattttttttctgctgttatttCTGTaggagggtgaccttgaactcctgatcctcctgcctctagttcTCCAAATTTAACAATGCCTATTTCTGCTTGGGTGCTATCCCCCACGTGCGACCTATCTGCCAGAGAAGAACAGGATTCAAAGTGCACATTCTGCTACCAAAGGCCATGAAACCCCAGCAAACCATCTCCTTTTACAGAGCTCAACTTCGACCCTCTGTATAGTACACATGATGATTCCTGGGCTGTCCGGCAACTGAACAAGACAGCCAGAAAAGAAATCCATATGGATATTTCTAGCAAGAATCAGGCTAGAGCCTGGCATGCTGGCGAAGGCCTGTAATCTTGAACTCAGAAGGCCAGGACAAGAGGATTGTTGTGATGccaagggcagtcagggctacacagcaagattctGTTACAAAAAGGGGGTGGGGCTTGGGAGGAGgaatggggaaaggaaggaaggaaagaaaacagaaaagaaagagaagcaggctGGTTGGAAACACGTGCCCAGGCATAATTGATGGGTGCATGTATTAATACTGTGAGCCACGTGCAGTGGTACATATGTGTAACCCCAACTTCAGCACTCAAAAGACCAAGGGAGGAGAATTAACGCAAACTAGGGACCAGCCTGACCTAAACAGTGAgactatcttaaaaaataaatctccagccgggcaatggtggtgcaagcctttaatcctagcactcaggaggcagaggcaggaggatctctgtgagttggaggccagcctggcctatagagcgagttccaggacagccagggctacacagagaaactctgtctcacagaaacaaaaaataataaacctccaaccaggtgtggtggcacacaactttgaTACCCACATTcagtaggcaaaggcaggcaaatctctgaattctaggctagcgtggtctatacagtgagttcccaGTCAGCCTAGTGagcacctgtctcaaaaaacaacctttcatgcacacacaaactacTATGTAAGTGAATATGAGAACTGTCATCAAGAAAAGGAGATAGGATATGAATTAGGACAAATAACAGCTAAAAACAAGcctagcagtggtggcacacagctttaatcccagagctcgggaggcagaggcaggtggatctctgagtttgaggccagccagatctacagaaCTGGTTCCAggaaccctgactcgaaaaaacagcaaaaacaaaacaaaaacctaactaacaGATAAGGCTAAAATCTTCATGCCTAGGTTTGGTGTAAACACTGGTTAGATCTAGGCTCCCAAGAGTCCCAGCCTGTCCTATCTAGCTGGAAgaatggggaagggagagaaatcaGGGAAGACACCAAGGGCTTTAGGTGGGTAGTGATGGCACAAACAGAAACATTAAAGCCTGGGGACACAGAGTCGAGAAAAAAAAGGGGCAAAAAGGGTGTGTGTGAAGAAGtcaagagaaaggacagagaaggagggcTCTGGGGGACATGGTAGTGTACCCAGCAGGCAGAGAGTGCCTTCCAGTGACTACGGAATAAATGCAAGGGAGATAGACCAACAGTGGTGTgccacaggcctgtaatcccagcactcaagaaactgaggctcctAGTTGCAAGACTGACTGGATTTCATAACaagcccatctcaaaaaataaaaacaggacagGCCTTCCAGGTCTCGCACATCATTCGGAGTTCAGTTCACACCCCACTCTGATAACCACTCTCACCAGAAACACGCCGTGGGCATACAAGTGGATCCCCAACTGGATGCCGTTGACGATCTTCTCTCGGGCCCACTTCGGGATCCCAAAATTGGCGATCAGGGCCATGACAGGGACAGCAAAGAACCTGTAGGGAGGGTTAGAGTGGATAGCTACCAGTGCCCCCCACCCAtgtccccacctcccctgccATCATTCACAGGCGCCAAGAGATCCCACACTAGAGAATGGCCAGAGTAGCCTTTGAAAGCCAGATGTTGAAATTCCAGTGGACAAAGTCTAGGCTGAATTTCTCTCAGTGCCACACCAGCCCAACCCCCGCATCTGATAGGACATCCATAGATATCCTGTGGTTGAGTTAATAACAGTAGCAATTAAGGACTTTTGTATgtttccaaacattttatatataagagCCCATTTAACTCTTATGGTACGTCCAGGAAACAAGTAAGGTTTCCATTTCCAATAGCAGATGAGAACGCAAAGGCCTTGTCTGAGATCAAACAGCTTGGACATTTCAGAGCTGCGATCTGCACCCAGTCTGGCTTGGAATCTGCCCTCTTTACATTAACATTGTTGAACAATAGtaactgaggtttttgtttgttttttgtttgaagttttattttaaagatttcttatttcttgtgtgtgtgccacagtgtgcaGGGGCCTTCAGAGGCCTTCAGAGAGCATAGGAtgtgaagctggagttataggccatTGTGAGCAGCCTTGTGTGGTTACTGGAAACCAACCTgaccctctggaaaagcaataagcactctaaactgctgagcttTTTCtacctctttgttttgttttctgagacagggtttctctgtgtagccctggatgtcttggaactcactctgtagaccaagctggcctcgaactcagagatctttctgcctcgcCTCTCGAGTGCTTGGATGAAAAGTTTCGCACCACCACCTACCTCCCAAAAGTGCTGAggtttttgacatagggtcttatatagcctgggctagccttgaactgctATGTAGGTGAGTttagctttgaactcctgatcttcctgcctccaccttccaagttctGGCATGTATAGCTATTAAGTGAATTTTTATTGAACACTTACTGTGTGACAGACACTAAATCTTCATGTATTTTCAAATGCTCAAGATAACCTTCTGAAGGGGATTCTGGTGACAACCTTGTCTTATGAAGCAATATGACAAATTCTTTTTGTTcctattgttgtttgtttgtttgttgttgagacaggatttttctgtgcaaccaccctagctgtcctggaactagctcttgtagaccccagttggcctcaaactcagagatccacctgcctctgccttcccaagtgctgggattaaacttcACCCACCCctggaaacagggtttttctgtgtagctctgactgtcctggaacttactcagagattctcctgcctcttcctccccggtgctgagactaaaggcatgcaccaccactgtcctgctCCAACCACTTCTCTCAAAAGCCCCTTTTCCTTCCTGAGAATGCTTTCGGTTGTGGGGAGAGGCAGGTTGGGGTCCCCCACCATGTCTCACCAGAGAGTGTAGGCAGCAAAGAAGGGCACATAAAAGGGCTGCTTCTCAGGAAAGTGACGAAGAGACACGAGCACAGCATAGCAGAACCACACGTAGGCTGCCACCTGTAGCCCGATGAGCCCGTAACCAGCTGGAGATTCGTATGTGTACAGTACCTGGCCTGGATCAAAGAACTGAACCCATAGACAGGGTTTGTCATAGCCCTGGCCTCTGACCCCGAATCCTACCCCAGGGATAGAGACAAGGGCAACTAGGGATGTGGTTAGAATCCTACATAGGTATATAAGGAACCTACAGCAACTACGCATTCTCACCATGGGGCTAAATACTATAACTCCACTGACACAGTGAAGGAGGCCCCATTGTCACCCCCACACAGGTGACATAAAGCCTCTAAAGATACCCCTAACTTTTCACAGGAGGAAACAGGCCCCTAAGTAGGGGTGGGAATGACCAGCTATCAAGTAGGGGAGCCTAAATAAAGCTAGGTCCCTGACTCTTCAACATGGAGCTTGACTGTGATagacaaagaggaggaggaggaaagctaACCAGAGGGAGGAATCACTGAAAGACAGATGGAAAGGCAGAAACGCAGAGTGGGAGAGAAGAGGATGCTctgtggggaggggcaggagacaGGGCAACAAGGAGAGGGGCTGGCAAGAACCTTGGACACTCACTTCTGCCTCATAGGTGAGTAGTACCACATGGGTGAGGGTGTACAGGGTCATGTACACGGACAGCTTCACGGAGCCCGAATGGCTGATGCGGCCTCTGGCAAGCAGGCCGTGAGGGGAGACAGCAGGATGGATGCTGTCAGGGAAGAGGGAGCAGCCacaccccccacctccacctcccggCCCTGCTCCCCAGCCCAGCCACCCATTGAGCAATCCCTGCCCGGGCACCGTGTCACTGTGAATCCCTTCCCCAGAAGGATGAGTGTgagcaggaagatgaggaaaCTGGAGGAGAAGAGCAGCTTggctgggaagggaagagaagatggCTCGGCATGGGCTCGGCGAGGTCAGCAGACCCCGAGGAGGTTTCTGCCCTCCCTTGGCTCCGGTCTATTCTCACCCAAGATCTTCAGGCTCCCATTGCCAATGCCATCCGTGGCATACTGCCCCCAGTAGATGCAAAAGAACAGGAGGCTCAGAACTGGGAGAGATGAGAggccggggggtgggggggggacagGACAAAAAACAGCTTTGGGATATCATTATCCACAAGCACTATGATCCAAATGTCTGACCCTCTGCCACTCCCACCGGAAGTCCAGAATATCTGTTACTGCACCCTGCTAGGAAACTATGGAGGCCGTGGCCCCAGcctctcctccctcagacccaacACCAGATTACAGCATCTCTTTCCTCAGACCTAAAAGTGCAGATggaagtcctcctccctcaggccCAGGAGGCCATGCCCTCCTCCCAAGGCTGCTTTCTCAGAGAACCCAACATCTGGGGTACTTCCAAACCTCACCCTCCACTCCTGCTGCAACCATGAACATTTTATAAGTCGTGTGGAGCAACTGTCGGCCTTTCAGCAAATCTAAGAAGGAAACGGGAAAGTTGTACACAGGTGGAGGAGGGGCATTTCCCTATCTCAGCTCTCCTggctccccttcccctcccaccccccctccttgcttgttttttgttttgttttgaaccagggttcctctgtatagctctggctatcctggaactcgctctgtagaccaggctggtcttgaactcacagagatccgcctgcctctgcctcccaagtgctgggattaaaggtgtgcgccaccacctcccagcttctcCCATTACTCTTAACCCTCCCACCACATACGTTGTACTCACATCCAAAGTAACAAGAGAGGATGAAGATGAGGGTGAAGATGAGAAGAAAGGTCACATCTGTCTCCAGGATCCCTAGGATTCAGTGGAAGGGACAGGAGAAGGCTTTTTGAGTGGACATCTCTACCTGCTCCTTGTTTTCATCTGTCCCGTTCCTCCAGTAGTTGCTCACCGAATTCATCTGCTGAAAAGTGCCGTGTCCAGAAGGACTTGCCATTGGTAAGGACCATCTCATACTCCAGCTGCAGTCCGTCTCCCTGTGGGCAGTGGAGAGGCCTGAGAAGGGCTCTGGGCAGGTagtgaagggagagaggagaaaagatagATGGCTGCCCCAGCCCCTTACCCCACACTTGCTGAGTGCTATATACCACCATCTTTCACGCACAGAACGGAAGCTGCGGCCACTGGAGCAGCTCAGGTAGCGAGTTCCCTCCTCTGACACCACCTGGGGAGAAGCCAGAaggctgaagccttgtccttggTGCCACCAGGCACTCCCCACCCCGGCCTTTAGCACCGCACCTGACAGCCTGACCAGGCATACTGGGTGGTGAGATTGATGACCTGGTTGTTCTCGGGCCTGATCACAGACTCCTTAGCCAAGCAGTCCTGGGGCAAGGCAGGGACATGGTCACCCTCTGAATGGCCACGGCCTTctgttgtcccccccccccactcctcacaGCCCTCACCTTGTCCCTTGCCTTGTACACGGCTGGCCACTGGGATGGATCATCAAAATAGAGGAGGATGTTCTGGCAGCACTTGGCCTGAAGACCCAGAGATTTGGCAGTTGGGGGGTCTTTACAGGAAGCTGGACAGCTTTTGCCTTGGAGGGCCAAGGTAGAGTCCAGCTTCAGCTTGGAGTGTGGCTAGGGAGACTCACCTCGGGGTATCGGAATCGGAAGTCCAGTCGGCCATAATCGGAGAGGAAACAAAATCTTGTCAGGAACACCCAGTCCTGGCAAAAGGACCCAGTGAGAGCCAAGTTCTTCAAGAACTCAGCTCGACCCCACCCACAGACCCTCAACTTTTCTTCCCTACCTAAGGCCATTTGGCTTCCCAAATACCACAAGGTGGCTAAGTCACCTCCAGAATTCTTTCCAGATTCATTTGCTGTGTGTCCAAATTCCTGCTCCcctgtttttttctctcagatGTCCCTCaagtttccttccctcctccccatcttccagacactgaagaagaccATGGATGGCCAGGTGCATATCTCCGCCACCATCTGTCCTGCACTCTTTCTCAGCTGCATTcccccagtcacacacacacacacacacacacacacacacacacacacacacacacacacgccaaggTGGTCCCACAGACTATGCCATCCTGGGGAATCTTCCAAACCTTCCCTGCTGGTCCTGAGCAGGCCAGCCGACCTCCACTTGGTGGAGTGAGGGGTGCTGTCCCTTCAGCACCACCACGGTGCAGCTCTGCTCCCTGTAACTCCGACTCTCGCAACCGACCCCTCCCCACTCAGCCTGACCTCGACAACCACAATGCAGCCCGCAGCCCCCGCCCTAGCCCATTACCCTCATCATCCAGGCCCCGACCCGGGAGGGGCGCAGGGGGCGGGGCGGTATCCTCCCCTCTTAGGTCCCGCGGGCCCGGGAACGCTAGGGAATGAATGGTTCAATGTGCTTACCTCCTTGGAGCTAAGATTGCCCCGCACGTACTTGGCCCGGGCGCGGGGGGACagtggcagcagcaggagcagcagcggcggcagcagGCGGCGCAGCGCGGGCGCGCGCGAAGGCTCCATTCCTCCCGCTCTGGCTTCGGCTCGGCTCAGCTCAGGCTCCCGCTCCAGCCCAGTGACGGCGGCGAGAGCGCGCGGGCTGGCCAGCGCGCGCCCCCGATTAAAGGGGCCGCCGGACTCCGCCGTCTCTGCCCACCCCCGGGATGAGCCCAAATCGGCTCCTACCCTTCCCACCTGAGAAAGAATCTTTCCCATTCTCTCGCCCCATTCCCATTCACCTTGCCCCAGCTCTGGTCCTCTTCTACAGTCGTCTCTAAGTTACCTCTAGATGCGTGCGTCCTAAACTGAACTCATTCTTACAAACAGGGCCTACTCCTGACTGCAGACTCCAGGATGCCCACAACCCAGAAAACTGAACTTCGTCCTAACTTTTTCCGCCCAAATTAGACCCCAAATTATTCTATTATTACCCATTCCCTAGATTCGACAAACCCTGTCAAGTGCACACTAGACCCACAGAGACTCAGATATTGTtctgggtcacacacacacacacacacacacacacacacacacacacacacacacacggtaaagcCCTCAACCAGATCAACCATTCCTGGCTGCCTGCCCCACCCCTAGGGTGTGAACCCTAGCTGCCACCGTGAGACAGCAGTGTGAGATAACCAGGAGCTAGTACTCCCACTGCTGGGGTGAAAATCTTTGTCATTTCCCCACCAGAAGACCTAGGCCAAGACAGTGGACCCCTTATCTCCCAGTATAGTTTCCTTGTCCCTCCCAAGCTGCTATTAATCCTATCGTTTTCCATAGGGCAATTGAGAGCCCTGGGAAGGCCTTCCAGCATCAGACCCCAATTTGATTCTTCTTCTCAGACTCCAACATTCCTAGCTGCTTCCTTCACCCTCCACTGTAGAAAATTCAGGGCTGCTCAAAATACCATTTAAAAAGCTTTCTGGccagacgtggtggcacacacctttaaccctgtACTTGGGAACCAGAAACAGGCAactatctgtgagttcaaagccagacttgTTTATGCAGGGCCACATACTGAgaatatgtttaaaaacactgagccacaaaaaaaaagttttctggctagggatggagctcagtggtgatatgcttgcctagcatatgctaGTTCCTAAATTACATTCc is from Microtus pennsylvanicus isolate mMicPen1 chromosome 1, mMicPen1.hap1, whole genome shotgun sequence and encodes:
- the Tmem145 gene encoding transmembrane protein 145 isoform X1, encoding MEPSRAPALRRLLPPLLLLLLPLSPRARAKYVRGNLSSKEDWVFLTRFCFLSDYGRLDFRFRYPEAKCCQNILLYFDDPSQWPAVYKARDKDCLAKESVIRPENNQVINLTTQYAWSGCQVVSEEGTRYLSCSSGRSFRSVRERWWYIALSKCGGDGLQLEYEMVLTNGKSFWTRHFSADEFGILETDVTFLLIFTLIFILSCYFGYLLKGRQLLHTTYKMFMVAAGVEVLSLLFFCIYWGQYATDGIGNGSLKILAKLLFSSSFLIFLLTLILLGKGFTVTRGRISHSGSVKLSVYMTLYTLTHVVLLTYEAEFFDPGQVLYTYESPAGYGLIGLQVAAYVWFCYAVLVSLRHFPEKQPFYVPFFAAYTLWFFAVPVMALIANFGIPKWAREKIVNGIQLGIHLYAHGVFLIMTRPSAANKNFPYHVRTSQIASAGVPGPGGSQSADKAFPQHVYGNVTFISDSVPNFTELFSIPPPTSSVSPAAPAPEELLAPPLEYLTPLPAPPPPPAPWRLSPPLAFRTPRAPTPRLDRPPAPAPTLPDWVLALLRTPPRTPRAVPPPPAFRGWSPSPPPPPEFARRTPTPPFEYLAPLPRRPTTHSFPD
- the Tmem145 gene encoding transmembrane protein 145 isoform X2, with amino-acid sequence MEPSRAPALRRLLPPLLLLLLPLSPRARAKYVRGNLSSKEDWVFLTRFCFLSDYGRLDFRFRYPEAKCCQNILLYFDDPSQWPAVYKARDKDCLAKESVIRPENNQVINLTTQYAWSGCQVVSEEGTRYLSCSSGRSFRSVRERWWYIALSKCGGDGLQLEYEMVLTNGKSFWTRHFSADEFGILETDVTFLLIFTLIFILSCYFGYLLKGRQLLHTTYKMFMVAAGVEVLSLLFFCIYWGQYATDGIGNGSLKILAKLLFSSSFLIFLLTLILLGKGFTVTRGRISHSGSVKLSVYMTLYTLTHVVLLTYEAEFFDPGQVLYTYESPAGYGLIGLQVAAYVWFCYAVLVSLRHFPEKQPFYVPFFAAYTLWFFAVPVMALIANFGIPKWAREKIVNGIQLGIHLYAHGVFLIMTRPSAANKNFPYHVRTSQIASAGVPGPGGSQSADKAFPQHVYGNVTFISDSVPNFTELFSIPPPTSSAGKQVEETAVAAAAAAAQRGRVVTTAEPGAASPPPSARYPKAVDSGWDGPTPSYQPLVPQTAAPHTGFTEYFSMHTAGGPAPPV